From Pseudomonas poae, the proteins below share one genomic window:
- a CDS encoding glutathione S-transferase N-terminal domain-containing protein, with protein sequence MSAPSMTLFHNPASPFVRKVRVLLIETGQQDRVALQNCTPTPVNPDTHVVQGNPVGKIPALRLADGSVLHDSRVILDYFDHQHVGNPLIPRDGSARWRRLTLASMADGIMDAAVLVRYESALRPVEKHWDQWLEEQRNKIRRALAELEQEAIVELTSRFDVASISVACALGYLDFRHPDMQWRTDNPQLAAWYAEVSQRPSMLQTQPPA encoded by the coding sequence ATGTCCGCCCCCAGCATGACCTTGTTCCACAACCCTGCTTCACCCTTTGTGCGCAAAGTGCGCGTGCTGCTGATCGAGACCGGTCAACAGGATCGCGTGGCCCTGCAAAACTGCACGCCGACACCGGTCAACCCGGATACGCACGTGGTGCAAGGCAACCCCGTGGGCAAGATCCCCGCCCTGCGCCTGGCCGACGGCAGCGTATTGCATGACAGCCGCGTGATCCTCGACTACTTCGACCACCAGCACGTCGGCAACCCGCTGATCCCCCGCGACGGCTCCGCCCGCTGGCGGCGCCTGACTTTGGCGTCGATGGCCGACGGCATCATGGACGCCGCCGTGCTGGTGCGTTATGAGTCGGCCCTGCGCCCGGTGGAAAAACACTGGGATCAGTGGCTCGAGGAGCAGCGCAACAAGATCCGTCGCGCCCTCGCCGAGCTGGAACAGGAGGCCATCGTCGAGCTGACCAGCCGCTTTGATGTCGCCTCGATCAGCGTCGCCTGCGCCCTGGGCTACCTCGACTTCCGCCACCCGGATATGCAATGGCGCACCGATAACCCACAGCTTGCGGCCTGGTACGCCGAGGTCAGCCAGCGGCCTTCGATGCTGCAGACCCAGCCTCCGGCATAA
- a CDS encoding DUF2780 domain-containing protein, producing the protein MKISRGFALSCLMSLAATPVFAAGFSLGDAANAISGMQGGNNKAAAAAPSSETAGLLSALTSQLNVTPEQAVGGTGAMLGLAKNQLSGNDYSQLGKSVPGLDQLSGNNALGSLGALSGMLGQTGGSKTSGLDGLLGNVKNTNDLNTAFSALGMDSGMVGQFAPVILQYLGGQGASSSVLGKLAQAWGTGS; encoded by the coding sequence ATGAAGATTTCACGCGGTTTCGCCCTTTCCTGCCTGATGAGCCTGGCCGCCACCCCGGTGTTTGCCGCTGGGTTCAGCCTTGGCGACGCGGCCAATGCCATCTCCGGCATGCAAGGGGGCAACAACAAGGCCGCAGCCGCAGCACCGTCGTCCGAGACGGCCGGGCTGCTGAGCGCATTGACCTCGCAACTGAACGTCACCCCCGAGCAAGCCGTCGGCGGCACCGGCGCCATGCTCGGGTTGGCCAAGAACCAACTGAGCGGTAACGACTATTCGCAATTGGGCAAAAGCGTGCCCGGCCTGGACCAGCTGTCGGGCAATAATGCGTTGGGCAGCCTCGGGGCCTTGAGCGGGATGCTCGGCCAGACCGGCGGCAGCAAAACCAGCGGCCTGGACGGCCTGCTGGGGAATGTGAAGAACACCAATGACCTGAACACGGCGTTCAGCGCGCTGGGCATGGACAGTGGCATGGTCGGCCAGTTTGCCCCGGTGATCCTGCAATACCTGGGTGGCCAGGGCGCCAGCAGCTCGGTGCTGGGCAAGCTGGCTCAGGCCTGGGGCACCGGCAGTTAA
- the creC gene encoding two-component system sensor histidine kinase CreC produces MRLGLRIFLVYALFIGLTGYFVLNTVMKEIRPGVRQSTEETLVDTANLLAEILRDDVKNHTLGQSHWPELLKAYGNRQPGATIWGLPKNQVNHRIYVTDAQGRVLLDSTGEAVGQDYSKWNDVYLTLRGEYGARSTRSELDDPTSSVMHVGAPIRENGQIIGVVTVAKPNSSLQPYVDRTERRLLWYGAGLVILGLLLGALLSWWLSVALRRLTAYAEAVSEGRRAELPHYRGGELKQLSTAVEHMRTQLEGKAYVEHYVHTLTHELKSPLAAIRGAAELLQGEMSREQQQRFVGNIDSESARLQQLIERLLNLAQVEQRQGLEEQASIPLAALVEEVLKAQCARIEGAGLQVEQAIGREVNVFGEPFLLRQALGNLLDNALDFTPPGGVLTFSAHTRHSDVQVSLFNQAAPIPDYALPRLSERFYSLPRPASGRKSTGLGLNFVEEVMKLHGGALQIGNVPGGVQVVLHLHTVSTLPT; encoded by the coding sequence ATGCGCCTGGGGCTGCGGATTTTCCTGGTGTACGCGCTGTTTATCGGCCTGACCGGCTACTTTGTGCTCAACACCGTGATGAAGGAAATCCGCCCCGGCGTGCGCCAGTCCACCGAAGAAACCCTGGTGGACACCGCCAACCTGCTGGCCGAAATCCTGCGCGATGATGTAAAAAACCACACCCTTGGCCAGAGCCACTGGCCCGAACTGCTCAAGGCCTACGGCAATCGCCAGCCGGGGGCGACCATCTGGGGCTTGCCGAAAAACCAGGTCAACCACCGTATCTACGTCACCGACGCCCAGGGCAGGGTGTTGCTCGACTCCACGGGCGAGGCGGTGGGCCAGGACTACTCCAAGTGGAACGACGTGTACCTGACCCTGCGCGGCGAATACGGCGCGCGTTCCACCCGCAGCGAGCTGGATGACCCGACCTCGTCGGTGATGCACGTGGGCGCGCCGATCCGCGAAAACGGCCAGATCATCGGCGTGGTCACGGTGGCCAAGCCCAACAGCTCGTTGCAGCCTTATGTCGACCGCACTGAACGCCGCCTGCTGTGGTACGGCGCCGGTCTGGTGATCCTCGGCCTGTTGCTCGGCGCGCTGCTGTCGTGGTGGCTGAGCGTTGCGCTGAGGCGATTGACCGCTTATGCCGAAGCCGTCAGCGAGGGCCGCCGCGCTGAGCTGCCGCATTACCGCGGCGGTGAACTCAAGCAGTTGTCCACCGCCGTGGAGCACATGCGCACGCAGTTGGAGGGCAAGGCTTACGTCGAGCATTACGTGCACACCCTGACCCATGAATTGAAAAGCCCGCTGGCGGCGATTCGCGGCGCGGCGGAGCTGCTTCAGGGGGAGATGAGCCGCGAGCAGCAGCAGCGCTTTGTGGGCAATATCGACAGCGAAAGTGCGCGCCTGCAACAGCTGATCGAACGTCTGCTGAACCTGGCGCAGGTGGAACAGCGCCAGGGCCTCGAAGAGCAGGCGAGTATCCCGTTGGCGGCCTTGGTCGAGGAGGTACTCAAGGCCCAATGTGCGCGCATCGAAGGGGCCGGCTTGCAGGTCGAGCAGGCGATTGGCCGCGAGGTGAACGTGTTCGGCGAACCCTTCCTGTTGCGCCAGGCGTTGGGCAACCTGCTGGACAATGCCCTGGATTTCACCCCGCCCGGCGGCGTACTCACCTTCAGCGCACACACCCGGCACAGCGATGTGCAGGTCAGCCTGTTCAACCAGGCCGCGCCGATTCCCGACTATGCCTTGCCGCGCCTGAGCGAGCGCTTCTACTCGCTGCCGCGCCCGGCCAGCGGGCGCAAAAGCACCGGCCTGGGCCTCAACTTTGTCGAGGAAGTGATGAAGCTGCACGGCGGCGCGTTGCAGATCGGCAACGTACCGGGCGGGGTGCAAGTGGTGCTGCATCTCCACACAGTCTCCACATTGCCCACATAA
- a CDS encoding ATP-dependent zinc protease, which translates to MKLLLASLALAALPVMAAEPTLYGRYEYIQLPEIGETFKAKMDTGALTASLSARDIETFTRDGDDWVRFRLGGKDATNKVYEHKVSRISKIKSRADEDDDKDEASVAKRPVIDLEMCLGDVKRTVEVNLTDRSSFNYPLLIGAKALREFGAAVNPARRYTADKPDC; encoded by the coding sequence GTGAAACTGCTCCTTGCCTCCCTCGCCCTGGCGGCCCTGCCGGTCATGGCCGCCGAACCGACCCTTTACGGTCGCTACGAATACATCCAGTTGCCGGAGATCGGCGAAACCTTCAAGGCCAAGATGGACACCGGCGCGCTGACCGCCTCGCTCTCGGCCCGTGATATCGAAACCTTCACCCGTGACGGCGACGACTGGGTGCGCTTCCGCCTCGGCGGCAAGGACGCGACCAACAAGGTCTACGAGCACAAAGTGTCGCGCATCAGCAAAATCAAGAGCCGCGCCGACGAGGACGACGACAAGGACGAAGCCAGCGTGGCCAAGCGCCCGGTGATCGACCTGGAAATGTGCCTGGGCGACGTCAAGCGCACCGTCGAGGTCAACCTTACCGACCGTAGCAGCTTCAACTACCCGCTGCTGATCGGCGCCAAGGCCCTGCGCGAATTTGGCGCGGCGGTAAACCCTGCTCGCCGTTACACTGCCGACAAACCGGACTGCTGA
- a CDS encoding PepSY-associated TM helix domain-containing protein → MKSKTIRRWSFIHTWTSLICTVFLLLLALTGLPLVFHHEIDHLLGNEPELAQMPADTPQLNLEQLVAKAQAHRSGEAMQYLAWDEDDQNGVIAIMAATAGTEPNSSHTFMLDARTGDAVEMPSANGGFTLFLLRLHVDMFAGLPGKLLLAFMGILFVVAIVSGTVLYLPFMRRLKFATVRQGKSTRLRWLDLHNLIGVVTLTWALVVGVTGVISACADLIIAAWRQDSLSAMIEPYKNAPPLTQRAPATELLSIAAKAAPGMQPDFIAFPGTRFSSEHHYAVFMKGSTHLTSHLLTPVLIDARTLAVTAIAERPWYMDAMGMSQPLHFGDYGGMPMKILWAVLDVLTIIVLGSGVYLWIVRRKAAKA, encoded by the coding sequence ATGAAAAGCAAAACCATCCGCCGCTGGTCCTTCATCCACACCTGGACCAGCCTGATCTGCACGGTATTCCTGCTGCTGCTCGCCCTGACCGGCTTGCCGCTGGTGTTTCATCACGAGATCGACCACCTGCTGGGCAACGAGCCTGAGCTGGCGCAAATGCCCGCCGATACTCCCCAACTGAATCTTGAGCAACTGGTGGCCAAGGCCCAGGCCCATCGCTCCGGCGAGGCCATGCAATACCTGGCCTGGGACGAAGACGACCAGAACGGCGTGATCGCGATCATGGCCGCCACGGCCGGCACCGAACCCAATTCGTCGCACACCTTCATGCTCGATGCCCGCACCGGGGATGCCGTAGAAATGCCATCGGCGAATGGCGGCTTCACGCTGTTCCTGTTGCGCCTGCATGTGGATATGTTCGCCGGCCTGCCGGGCAAGTTGCTGCTGGCGTTCATGGGCATTCTGTTTGTGGTGGCGATTGTCTCGGGCACGGTGCTGTACCTGCCGTTTATGCGTCGCTTGAAGTTCGCCACCGTGCGCCAAGGCAAATCCACCCGCCTGCGCTGGCTCGACCTGCATAACCTGATCGGTGTGGTCACCCTGACCTGGGCACTGGTGGTGGGCGTGACCGGGGTGATCAGTGCCTGCGCCGACCTGATCATCGCCGCCTGGCGCCAGGACAGCCTCAGCGCGATGATCGAGCCCTACAAAAATGCGCCGCCGCTGACCCAACGCGCACCGGCCACCGAGTTGCTGAGCATCGCCGCCAAGGCCGCACCCGGCATGCAGCCGGACTTTATCGCCTTCCCCGGTACGCGGTTTTCCAGCGAGCACCATTACGCGGTGTTCATGAAGGGCAGCACCCACCTGACCTCGCACCTGCTCACGCCGGTGTTGATCGACGCCCGCACCCTGGCCGTCACCGCCATTGCCGAACGGCCGTGGTACATGGACGCCATGGGCATGTCCCAGCCGTTGCACTTTGGCGATTACGGCGGCATGCCGATGAAAATCCTCTGGGCGGTGCTGGATGTGCTGACCATCATTGTGCTGGGCAGCGGGGTTTATCTGTGGATAGTCCGGCGCAAGGCGGCCAAGGCATGA
- a CDS encoding anti-sigma factor: MNYQTTTLRRALAADYAIGLMPPTARRRFDALLLDDAALRVELGHWQDALASLTGTLPERPVPDHVWAGIKARIEPQVLHVPATKPFWMNFRLLAAACAVVVAVLVGVLYQREIGAEYNATLVAANQQPALQIRAFGDHLQIEPLTLAAVEPTRDLELWVIPPGGKPISLGLLPAAGKGRIQLSEAQRALLSAPLTLAVSLEPRGGSPTGQPTGPVLYQGALAAR; encoded by the coding sequence ATGAACTACCAAACCACCACCCTGCGCCGTGCCCTCGCTGCCGATTACGCCATCGGCCTGATGCCCCCCACCGCCCGGCGCCGCTTCGATGCCCTGTTGCTGGACGACGCCGCGCTGCGCGTGGAGCTTGGTCATTGGCAGGATGCGCTCGCCAGCCTCACCGGCACCCTGCCCGAACGCCCGGTGCCCGATCACGTATGGGCCGGCATCAAGGCGCGGATCGAGCCGCAGGTGCTGCATGTGCCGGCGACGAAACCGTTCTGGATGAATTTTCGCCTGCTGGCCGCCGCGTGCGCGGTAGTGGTCGCGGTACTGGTGGGCGTGCTGTATCAACGCGAGATCGGCGCCGAGTACAACGCCACACTGGTGGCCGCCAACCAGCAACCGGCGCTGCAGATCCGGGCGTTTGGCGATCACCTGCAAATCGAGCCGCTGACGCTGGCCGCTGTAGAGCCGACACGCGATCTGGAGTTGTGGGTCATCCCACCTGGCGGCAAACCAATCTCCCTGGGCCTGCTGCCCGCCGCCGGCAAGGGCCGGATCCAGCTGAGCGAAGCGCAGCGGGCACTGCTCAGCGCTCCACTGACCCTGGCCGTGAGTCTGGAACCACGCGGCGGTTCACCCACCGGCCAACCCACCGGGCCAGTGCTGTACCAAGGGGCGCTGGCAGCTCGCTGA
- the creB gene encoding two-component system response regulator CreB, with protein MPHILIVEDEAAIADTLIFALQGEGFTTTWLSLGQEALAHQRQTPADLIILDIGLPDISGFETCKQLRRFSEVPVMFLSARDAEIDRVVGLEIGADDYVVKPFSPREVAARVRAILKRVGPGTAPAVFQVDLERMQISYRGQALSLTRHEFRLLQSLLEQPERVFSREQLLDAVGVPADAGYERNIDSHIKSLRSKLRSVAADAEPIQTHRGLGYSYSPSNS; from the coding sequence ATGCCGCATATCCTGATTGTCGAAGACGAAGCGGCAATAGCCGACACGCTGATATTCGCCTTGCAAGGCGAGGGCTTTACCACCACCTGGCTGAGCCTCGGCCAGGAGGCGCTGGCCCATCAGCGCCAGACCCCGGCCGATCTGATCATCCTCGACATCGGCCTGCCGGATATCAGCGGTTTTGAAACCTGCAAGCAACTGCGCCGTTTCAGCGAAGTACCGGTGATGTTCCTGAGTGCCCGGGATGCTGAAATCGACCGCGTGGTGGGCCTGGAGATCGGCGCCGACGACTATGTGGTCAAACCGTTCAGCCCACGCGAAGTGGCGGCGCGGGTACGGGCGATCCTTAAACGGGTAGGGCCGGGAACGGCCCCGGCGGTGTTCCAGGTGGACCTGGAGCGTATGCAGATCAGTTATCGTGGCCAAGCCCTGAGCCTCACGCGCCATGAATTCCGCTTGCTGCAAAGCCTGCTCGAGCAGCCCGAGCGGGTATTCAGCCGCGAGCAATTGCTGGACGCGGTCGGTGTGCCCGCTGACGCCGGTTACGAGCGCAATATCGACAGCCATATCAAAAGCCTGCGTAGCAAATTGCGCAGCGTGGCGGCGGATGCCGAGCCGATCCAGACCCATCGTGGCCTCGGCTACAGCTACAGCCCGAGCAACAGCTGA
- a CDS encoding DUF3757 domain-containing protein: MNSAMLAGVFAITAMMNHAQAATSTCPPAQSIKQTALANGGYHYEASLPDGRTWAGDNPLAPASYLTDATFHDARYDASNKAVTCTYKGPMNNDASFSVTLKPVSGWNLIPTAHWRGTYCEDADIAKCAFTHQ; this comes from the coding sequence ATGAACAGCGCAATGCTTGCAGGTGTGTTCGCAATCACGGCAATGATGAACCACGCCCAGGCAGCAACCTCAACCTGCCCTCCAGCCCAGAGCATCAAACAAACGGCGCTGGCCAACGGAGGCTACCACTACGAAGCGTCATTGCCCGATGGACGCACCTGGGCCGGTGACAACCCGCTGGCTCCAGCGTCGTATCTTACGGACGCCACGTTTCACGATGCCCGGTACGATGCATCGAACAAAGCCGTAACCTGCACCTACAAAGGGCCGATGAATAACGACGCGAGTTTTTCGGTAACGCTCAAACCCGTCTCGGGTTGGAACCTTATCCCGACTGCCCACTGGAGAGGCACCTATTGCGAAGACGCGGATATTGCCAAGTGTGCATTTACCCACCAATAA
- a CDS encoding acyltransferase: MRRLLTGCFVSLLLLLNTLVLIGPLMVFALLKLVAPGRYRDYASWAVMWIAETWAEIDKLIFSLCIPTQWDIRGGGDLRGDTSYLVISNHQSWVDIPALIQALNRRTPFFKFFLKKELIWVPFLGLAWWALDYPFMKRYTKAFLAKHPELAGQDLKITKEACELFKRQPVTVVNYLEGTRFNAAKHKQQGSPFARLLKPKAGGVAFVLAAMGEQLDAVLDVTVVYPQQKIPGFWDLISGAVPKVIIDIRTRELDPALWQGDYENDPAFRQTVQNWVNQLWKEKDARIEQLRAERP, translated from the coding sequence ATGCGCCGCCTGCTCACCGGCTGTTTCGTCTCACTGCTGTTGTTGCTCAACACCCTGGTCTTGATCGGGCCATTGATGGTGTTTGCCCTGCTCAAGCTGGTGGCGCCCGGCCGCTATCGGGACTACGCGTCCTGGGCGGTGATGTGGATCGCCGAGACCTGGGCTGAAATCGACAAGCTGATTTTCTCGCTGTGCATTCCGACGCAATGGGACATTCGCGGCGGCGGTGACCTGCGCGGCGACACCTCCTATCTCGTGATCAGCAACCACCAATCCTGGGTCGATATCCCGGCGCTGATCCAGGCGCTCAACCGGCGCACGCCGTTCTTCAAATTCTTCCTGAAAAAAGAGCTGATCTGGGTGCCCTTCCTCGGCCTGGCGTGGTGGGCGCTGGATTACCCGTTCATGAAGCGTTACACCAAGGCGTTCCTGGCCAAGCACCCGGAGCTGGCGGGCCAGGATTTGAAGATCACCAAGGAGGCTTGCGAGTTGTTCAAGCGCCAGCCGGTCACGGTGGTCAATTACCTGGAAGGCACTCGGTTCAACGCAGCCAAGCACAAGCAGCAGGGCTCGCCCTTTGCGCGCTTGCTCAAGCCCAAGGCCGGTGGCGTGGCGTTTGTACTGGCGGCGATGGGTGAACAGCTGGATGCGGTGCTCGACGTAACCGTGGTCTATCCGCAACAGAAAATCCCGGGGTTCTGGGATTTGATCAGCGGCGCGGTGCCCAAGGTGATCATTGATATCCGCACCCGCGAGCTGGACCCGGCTTTGTGGCAAGGGGATTACGAGAACGATCCGGCCTTTCGCCAGACCGTCCAGAACTGGGTCAACCAGCTCTGGAAGGAGAAGGATGCGCGCATCGAACAATTGCGCGCCGAGCGGCCTTAA
- the creD gene encoding cell envelope integrity protein CreD — MNRSLLFKLGAIALLILLLLIPLLMINGIIADRQFTRDQVLTDIARSSSFAQRLTGPVMVVPYRKTVREWKLNEKLNKRYEETREERGRLYFLPDRFELDGKVQTELRARGIYQARLFHADNRISGRFELPAQLGISENFADYRFEPAFLAVGISDIRGIENALMLELGNQRVEFSPGTQVDWLGEGVHVALPEQDSKKPAVVDFAFDLRLQGTEQLQVVPVGKTSQVSLASNWPHPSFIGNFLPAQRDVTDSGFTANWQTTFFSTNLEQALQTCLDGQGCDGFNNRSFGVNFIDPVDQYLKSDRAIKYALLFIALTFAGFFLFEVLKNLAVHPIQYALVGFALAFFYLLLLSLSEHLGFALAYLISASACVLLIGFYVCHVLRSVAHGLGFSAGLTALYGLLYGLLSAEDYALLMGSLLLFGLLGTVMVLTRKLDWYGVGKRKAAEPLQFDLEAVQ; from the coding sequence ATGAACCGCAGCCTGCTTTTCAAACTTGGCGCGATTGCGCTGCTGATCCTGCTGTTGCTGATTCCGTTGCTGATGATCAACGGCATCATCGCCGACCGCCAATTCACTCGCGACCAGGTGCTGACGGACATCGCCCGCAGTTCAAGCTTTGCCCAGCGACTTACCGGCCCGGTGATGGTGGTGCCGTACCGCAAGACCGTGCGCGAGTGGAAACTCAATGAAAAGCTCAACAAACGCTACGAGGAAACCCGTGAAGAGCGCGGTCGTCTGTATTTCCTGCCGGACCGTTTTGAACTCGACGGCAAGGTGCAAACCGAACTGCGTGCACGCGGCATTTACCAGGCGCGGCTGTTCCATGCCGACAACCGCATCAGCGGGCGTTTCGAGTTGCCTGCGCAGCTGGGGATCAGCGAAAACTTTGCCGATTACCGCTTTGAACCGGCGTTTCTGGCGGTGGGCATCAGCGATATTCGGGGCATTGAAAACGCGCTGATGCTTGAGCTGGGTAACCAACGCGTGGAGTTCTCACCGGGTACTCAAGTGGACTGGCTGGGGGAGGGCGTGCATGTGGCGCTGCCGGAGCAGGACAGCAAAAAGCCGGCCGTGGTGGACTTCGCCTTCGACCTGCGCCTGCAAGGCACCGAACAACTGCAAGTGGTGCCGGTGGGCAAGACCAGCCAGGTGTCACTCGCTTCCAACTGGCCACACCCAAGCTTTATCGGCAACTTTCTGCCGGCGCAACGTGACGTCACCGATAGCGGCTTTACCGCCAACTGGCAGACCACGTTCTTTTCCACCAACCTCGAACAGGCCCTGCAAACCTGCCTGGACGGGCAGGGCTGCGACGGTTTCAACAATCGCAGCTTCGGCGTGAACTTCATCGACCCGGTGGACCAGTACCTCAAGAGCGACCGTGCGATCAAATATGCGCTGCTGTTTATCGCCCTGACCTTTGCCGGCTTCTTCCTCTTCGAAGTGCTGAAGAACCTGGCGGTGCACCCGATTCAATATGCCTTGGTGGGCTTTGCGCTGGCGTTCTTCTACCTGTTGCTGTTGTCGTTGTCCGAGCACCTGGGTTTTGCCCTGGCTTACCTCATCTCCGCGAGTGCCTGTGTGCTGTTGATTGGTTTCTACGTGTGCCACGTGCTGCGCAGCGTCGCCCATGGCCTGGGTTTCTCGGCGGGGCTGACGGCGTTATATGGCTTGTTGTACGGGCTGCTGAGTGCCGAGGATTACGCACTGTTGATGGGCTCGCTGCTGCTGTTCGGCCTGCTGGGTACCGTGATGGTGCTGACCCGCAAGCTGGATTGGTACGGCGTGGGCAAGCGCAAGGCGGCCGAGCCGCTGCAATTTGACCTGGAGGCGGTGCAATGA
- a CDS encoding sigma-70 family RNA polymerase sigma factor has protein sequence MNAQAELPSAYRAQSRRPRMRAWRSPISINDADPLRPLLAQCALGNRQAFETLYRSVSPRLLGVAFRFMGRADLAEEVLQEAFVRIWYNASRYEPHLAAPMTWMVNITRNLAIDQLRKRREQPLADGQQESLLDDSPSAHEQLDSERAAHALNRCLETLDGMQRQSISVAYFQGLTCTELAEHLAAPLGTVKSWIRRGMERLRRCLES, from the coding sequence ATGAATGCCCAAGCTGAACTACCCTCTGCCTACCGTGCGCAGTCCCGTCGCCCTCGTATGAGAGCCTGGAGAAGCCCTATTTCCATCAACGATGCTGACCCGTTGCGGCCTTTGCTGGCCCAGTGCGCGCTGGGCAATCGCCAGGCGTTCGAAACCCTCTACCGCAGCGTGTCCCCGCGGCTGCTCGGTGTGGCGTTTCGCTTCATGGGCCGTGCGGATCTGGCTGAAGAGGTGCTGCAGGAGGCCTTTGTGCGCATCTGGTACAACGCTTCGCGCTACGAACCGCACCTGGCAGCGCCAATGACCTGGATGGTCAACATCACCCGTAACCTGGCCATCGACCAACTGCGCAAACGCCGCGAACAGCCCCTGGCCGACGGCCAGCAGGAGTCCCTGCTTGACGATAGCCCCAGCGCCCACGAACAACTCGACAGCGAGCGCGCAGCCCACGCCCTGAACCGTTGCCTGGAGACCCTCGACGGCATGCAGCGCCAGTCGATCAGCGTGGCTTACTTTCAAGGCCTGACGTGCACGGAATTGGCCGAGCATTTGGCGGCGCCACTGGGCACGGTCAAATCCTGGATTCGGCGCGGCATGGAACGCCTGCGCAGGTGCCTTGAATCATGA